One genomic window of Chrysiogenes arsenatis DSM 11915 includes the following:
- the pckA gene encoding phosphoenolpyruvate carboxykinase (ATP), giving the protein MQAALALDAKTLGLSSVGKVFHNLSYEELFTHKTTRNEGRVSSNGTFMVDTGKFTGRSPKDKYFVAQEPSKKNIAWGKINQPVTTEIFDELYGEVTKYLSGKDLYVTDGFCGANEKTRKSVRFIAEFAWQSHFCKNMFIRPTESDLKSFAPQFTIYNACGLTNPKFKEHGLNSDVFVIFNIEKNVAIIGGTWYGGEMKKGIFTMMNYWLPLEGILSMHCSANVGKSGDVCLFFGLSGTGKTTLSTDASRKLIGDDEHGWDADGIFNFEGGCYAKTINLDPSSEPEIYAAIKRNALLENVVANEDGIIDYNDSSKTENTRVSYPITHIDNHEPTLKAGHPQNIIFLTCDAFGVLPPVSKLTREQAMYYFLSGYTAKVAGTERGVTEPQATFSACFGEAFLPLHPTAYAKLLGEKMAKHNVNAYLVNTGWTGGGYGVGKRMSIKATRACINAILDGSINHTSFESMGVFGLQMPTKLDGVESAILNPRNVWSDKAAYDATTAKLGGMFIENFKKYLTNDNDFDFTAAGPKL; this is encoded by the coding sequence ATGCAAGCAGCACTCGCACTTGATGCGAAAACGCTCGGGCTTAGCAGTGTCGGTAAGGTGTTTCATAACCTAAGCTATGAGGAACTTTTCACTCACAAAACAACCAGAAACGAAGGTAGAGTATCCTCTAACGGAACTTTCATGGTCGACACAGGGAAATTTACTGGTCGCTCGCCTAAAGATAAGTATTTTGTTGCTCAAGAACCTTCCAAAAAGAACATCGCTTGGGGAAAAATTAACCAACCCGTTACAACGGAAATTTTTGACGAACTCTATGGCGAAGTTACAAAGTATCTTTCTGGAAAAGACCTGTACGTTACCGATGGCTTCTGTGGTGCCAATGAAAAAACTCGTAAAAGCGTTCGGTTTATTGCTGAATTTGCTTGGCAGTCACACTTTTGCAAAAATATGTTTATCCGTCCCACCGAAAGTGATCTCAAGTCATTTGCTCCACAGTTTACGATCTACAATGCGTGTGGCTTAACAAACCCGAAATTCAAAGAGCATGGGTTAAATTCTGACGTTTTTGTTATCTTTAATATCGAAAAAAATGTAGCAATCATAGGTGGTACTTGGTACGGCGGGGAGATGAAGAAAGGTATCTTCACCATGATGAACTACTGGCTTCCGCTGGAAGGTATCCTCTCTATGCACTGCTCCGCAAACGTTGGGAAGAGTGGCGATGTTTGCCTTTTCTTCGGCCTTTCAGGAACAGGAAAAACAACACTTTCCACTGACGCGTCGCGTAAGCTGATTGGTGATGATGAGCATGGCTGGGATGCCGATGGGATTTTCAACTTTGAAGGTGGCTGCTACGCCAAAACTATCAATCTTGATCCATCTTCAGAACCTGAAATTTATGCGGCGATTAAGCGCAATGCTCTTTTGGAAAATGTTGTAGCGAATGAAGATGGCATCATTGACTACAATGACAGCTCAAAGACCGAAAATACTCGTGTATCGTATCCCATAACGCATATTGATAACCATGAACCGACACTCAAAGCGGGGCATCCACAGAATATTATATTCTTAACCTGTGACGCCTTTGGTGTTCTCCCTCCTGTCTCGAAGCTCACTCGCGAGCAAGCCATGTACTACTTCCTGAGCGGATACACCGCTAAAGTTGCCGGCACTGAGCGTGGTGTTACTGAACCGCAAGCAACATTCTCAGCATGTTTCGGCGAAGCATTCCTGCCACTCCATCCTACCGCTTATGCAAAACTCCTTGGCGAAAAAATGGCCAAGCATAATGTGAACGCGTACCTTGTCAACACTGGCTGGACCGGCGGCGGATATGGCGTTGGCAAACGGATGAGCATTAAAGCAACTAGAGCGTGTATTAATGCTATCCTTGATGGCAGCATCAACCACACAAGCTTTGAGTCGATGGGAGTATTTGGCTTGCAAATGCCGACCAAGCTTGACGGAGTCGAAAGCGCTATTCTGAATCCTCGGAATGTGTGGAGCGATAAAGCAGCGTATGATGCAACCACTGCAAAACTTGGTGGAATGTTTATCGAAAACTTCAAAAA